A portion of the Psychrobacter immobilis genome contains these proteins:
- a CDS encoding FKBP-type peptidyl-prolyl cis-trans isomerase: MKKITTLSVGALASAMLLVTGCSTNNGNQETAAKSVSITEQSSANEKVGYSLGFMMAEGNKEAVGDLNLDTFEKGFRDGYEGNESALTQEQMQEVLTTYQKEQEEKFVKDMETKAEENKTKGAAFLAENAKKEGVKETASGLQYKVITAGTGKSPKSTDVVEVNYEGKLIDGTVFDSSYERGEPIEFPLNQVIAGWTEGLQLMKEGGKYEFYIPSDIAYGEAGNAGIEPNSTLIFTVELLKVK; this comes from the coding sequence ATGAAAAAAATCACTACTTTAAGCGTTGGTGCACTTGCTAGTGCTATGTTGTTGGTAACAGGCTGTAGCACAAATAACGGTAACCAAGAGACAGCTGCTAAAAGCGTTTCAATCACCGAGCAAAGCTCAGCAAATGAAAAAGTAGGTTATAGCTTAGGCTTCATGATGGCTGAAGGTAACAAAGAAGCGGTCGGTGACCTGAATCTTGATACCTTTGAAAAAGGCTTCCGTGATGGTTATGAAGGCAACGAATCAGCATTGACTCAAGAACAAATGCAGGAAGTGTTGACGACTTATCAAAAAGAGCAAGAAGAAAAGTTCGTTAAAGACATGGAAACAAAAGCTGAAGAAAACAAAACTAAAGGCGCTGCATTCTTAGCAGAAAACGCTAAAAAAGAAGGCGTCAAAGAAACGGCTTCTGGCTTACAGTACAAAGTCATCACCGCAGGTACGGGTAAATCACCAAAATCGACTGACGTGGTTGAAGTAAACTACGAAGGTAAGTTAATCGATGGTACGGTATTTGATAGCTCTTATGAGCGCGGTGAGCCAATTGAGTTTCCATTGAACCAAGTCATCGCTGGCTGGACAGAAGGTCTACAGCTGATGAAAGAGGGCGGTAAATACGAGTTTTATATCCCATCAGATATTGCTTATGGCGAAGCGGGTAACGCAGGTATCGAGCCTAACAGCACGCTTATCTTTACGGTTGAGCTGTTAAAAGTAAAATAA
- a CDS encoding mechanosensitive ion channel has protein sequence MNPMYTSFNGYLGGPIGSIIGAILIFIIGWLVALGIAALVRNVLSRVNLNQRMNSSTGKTYDLEGIISKIVFWFIFIIAISGALNQLNLNSISTPFANMVNQVLAFIPNLIGAIAVGIIGWVLATVARTAINAALAKTSMDERLSAQAGVKPMSSTIADMVYWFILLVVLTMVLGKLELDGLFAPLTNMVDKIFSFIPNILIAGVVFVVGYIIAKVVRGIVTNLVSTFNVQELATKAGLSEKNSLPNIAGSLAFLVVIIPTIIAALNALKIEVIARPATNMLNKIMEALPNIFMAVAILVVTFYVVRMVANIIKGLIENTEINQLPAKVGLQETMGDKRVSDLVGYAIIFFAMLFASIAAADLLGFEPISAIIAMFIAFGANIILGAIILFIGFWLANIIAGVVERSEQGSQFLANIVRVLIMGLVLAMGLKAMGIADSIVNLAFGLTLGAVAVAFALSFGLGGQEAAARFLRKMQDKMDKEREEAKAKSALHASSSTQEKVADSVRENTPTASGTMTSDLPTSTVDTNNLSTGHVDITHVETSDDDIDTGSNLAPSNKGFTDIDNNDLK, from the coding sequence ATGAATCCAATGTACACATCTTTTAACGGTTATCTTGGTGGGCCGATCGGCTCTATTATTGGTGCTATTTTAATATTTATTATTGGTTGGCTAGTGGCACTGGGTATCGCGGCACTGGTTCGTAATGTATTATCTAGAGTCAATCTGAACCAACGTATGAACTCTTCAACGGGTAAGACCTACGATTTAGAAGGTATTATCTCTAAGATTGTATTTTGGTTCATCTTTATCATCGCGATTTCTGGGGCGCTGAATCAATTGAATTTGAACTCAATCTCGACACCGTTTGCAAATATGGTCAATCAAGTCTTAGCCTTTATCCCTAATCTTATCGGTGCTATCGCGGTGGGTATTATTGGTTGGGTCTTGGCTACCGTTGCACGCACAGCTATCAACGCGGCATTGGCGAAAACGTCGATGGATGAGCGTTTAAGTGCTCAGGCAGGTGTAAAACCGATGAGCAGCACGATTGCCGATATGGTTTATTGGTTCATCTTGTTGGTTGTTTTGACGATGGTATTGGGTAAATTAGAGCTTGATGGTTTATTTGCTCCATTGACGAATATGGTTGATAAAATCTTTAGCTTTATCCCTAACATCCTCATTGCAGGTGTCGTCTTTGTCGTCGGTTATATCATTGCCAAAGTGGTGCGCGGCATTGTGACCAATCTTGTGTCTACTTTTAATGTTCAAGAATTGGCTACAAAAGCAGGCTTAAGCGAAAAAAACAGTTTGCCTAATATCGCTGGTTCATTGGCATTTTTAGTAGTGATCATTCCAACTATTATTGCTGCATTGAACGCATTAAAAATTGAAGTGATTGCTCGTCCTGCGACAAACATGCTGAACAAAATCATGGAAGCACTGCCAAATATCTTTATGGCGGTTGCGATTTTAGTCGTGACCTTCTATGTGGTACGTATGGTTGCCAATATCATCAAAGGTTTGATCGAAAACACTGAGATTAATCAATTGCCTGCGAAAGTTGGTTTACAAGAAACGATGGGCGATAAGAGAGTCTCTGACCTTGTTGGTTATGCGATTATCTTCTTTGCGATGTTATTTGCCTCAATTGCCGCCGCTGACTTGCTAGGTTTTGAGCCTATCTCAGCCATTATCGCCATGTTTATTGCGTTTGGTGCCAACATTATCTTGGGCGCAATTATCCTATTTATTGGCTTCTGGCTTGCCAATATCATTGCAGGTGTCGTTGAGCGTTCTGAGCAAGGCTCACAATTCTTAGCAAACATCGTCCGTGTATTAATCATGGGTTTAGTACTTGCCATGGGTCTAAAAGCGATGGGTATTGCTGACTCTATCGTTAACCTAGCCTTTGGTCTAACACTAGGTGCCGTAGCGGTAGCCTTTGCCCTTTCATTTGGTCTTGGTGGTCAAGAAGCCGCTGCACGTTTCCTACGTAAAATGCAGGATAAAATGGACAAAGAACGTGAAGAAGCTAAAGCGAAATCTGCTCTTCATGCTAGCTCAAGTACACAAGAAAAAGTTGCTGACTCAGTTCGAGAAAACACTCCTACTGCTTCAGGTACAATGACTAGTGACTTACCTACTAGCACTGTCGATACCAACAATCTTAGTACGGGTCATGTAGATATCACTCACGTTGAAACAAGTGATGACGATATCGACACTGGTTCAAATCTAGCGCCAAGTAATAAAGGCTTTACTGATATTGATAATAATGACTTAAAATAA